A DNA window from Drosophila virilis strain 15010-1051.87 chromosome 4, Dvir_AGI_RSII-ME, whole genome shotgun sequence contains the following coding sequences:
- the LOC138911229 gene encoding neuropeptide-like protein 31 yields the protein MKFFIVFFALIVAVLAQYGNGGYGQQGFGSGGFGGHQNGHGQQGFGGHGQQGFGGHGQQGFGGHGQQGFGGHGHDGFGHGGFGGHQGGHGQQGFGGHGHGFDQHHGGHGHGGHY from the exons atgaaattctTC aTCGTGTTTTTCGCCCTGATCGTCGCTGTTTTGGCCCAATACGGTAACGGTGGTTATGGTCAGCAAGGTTTCGGCTCGGGTGGATTTGGTGGACACCAAAATGGACACGGCCAGCAAGGATTCGGTGGACATGGTCAGCAAGGATTCGGTGGACACGGCCAGCAAGGATTTGGTGGACATGGCCAGCAAGGATTCGGTGGACATGGCCATGATGGTTTCGGACACGGTGGATTCGGTGGACACCAAGGTGGACATGGCCAGCAGGGCTTCGGTGGACATGGTCACGGTTTCGATCAGCACCATGGAGGCCATGGACACGGCGGACATTATTAG
- the LOC116651496 gene encoding YTH domain-containing protein 1-like, with protein sequence MKLLIILFALFAAVLAVPQYGGGYGRGGNRGGNHGGNRGGYHNQHHSPHHNPHHHHQHHHRY encoded by the exons ATGAAGTTGCTG ATCATTTTATTTGCGCTATTTGCTGCGGTCTTGGCAGTGCCGCAGTACGGCGGCGGATATGGGCGTGGCGGCAATCGTGGCGGCAATCATGGCGGCAATCGCGGTGGCTACCATAATCAACATCACAGTCCGCATCACAATCCACATCaccatcatcaacatcatcatcgcTACTAG